A region from the Vicia villosa cultivar HV-30 ecotype Madison, WI linkage group LG3, Vvil1.0, whole genome shotgun sequence genome encodes:
- the LOC131657742 gene encoding uncharacterized protein LOC131657742, with amino-acid sequence MDEVGSSSGSRSRLARVSSSRQEEVREDEVEVRYQEDEEILDADPPYGEEEEGFPGGWIISYFPRVHGFAIDPTYTDALPKATRYILQRGNNAVLPYRVYLGRTTHDDIRWTSFTDYRVVVPFDRIALYSGWLACGANTMVRYLPEWCMRQFGRVQLIPRSLFEAAPDTVIRVELTVIFEDWANLLVLEEYRRMQATQEWHCVDGYVTWFYRVSHPLLTPDALGAPKPAHGEILENQQAEDDHATDVLPICQ; translated from the exons ATGGATGAGGTTGGTTCCTCATCTGGATcaaggagtcggctggctcgggtgtcTTCTTCCCGTCAGGAGGAGGTACGAGAGGATGAGGTGGAGGTAAGATACCAGGAGGATGAGGAGATACTTGATGCTGACCCTCCgtacggggaggaggaggagggcttCCCAGGAG gatggatcatctcctacttcccccgcgtCCACGGCTTCGCCATTGATCCTACGTACACTGACGCCTTGCCTAAGGCCACCCGATACAttctccaaagggggaacaaCGCAGTGCTACCATATCGCGTGTACCTCGGCCGCACAACTCATGATGACATCCGTTGGACGTCGTTCACCGACTACCGTGTTGTTGTCCCGTTCGACCGCATTGCGTTATACTCTGGTTGGTTGGCATGCggggccaacaccatggtgaggtatctgccTGAGTGGTGCATGAGGCAGTTTGGACGTGTGCAGCTGATACCGAGGTCActgtttgaggctgctcccgacacagttatcCGAGTGGAGCTCACTGTTATATTTGAGGACTGGGCAAATCTTTTGGTCCTTGAGGAGTATCGGCGTATGCAGGCCACCCAAGAGTGGCATTGTGTGGATGGGTATGTGACATGGttttatcgggtgtcacatcctctgctaaCACCTGACGCACTCGGAGCTCCTAAGCCAGCACACggggagatcttggagaaccagcaggccgaggatgaccatgccactgatgtCCTGCCGATATGCCAGTGA